In the Drosophila virilis strain 15010-1051.87 chromosome 4, Dvir_AGI_RSII-ME, whole genome shotgun sequence genome, TTTTGGCCACCACTGTAATATTGAGAATTTTTCAATGTCAGGTCAGCTGGCGCGTAGTAGTAGTAATCGATTACAGCGATATTGGTATCGATAGGTATCGCACCAAACACACGCTATTGTTTGTTTGCGTAAATTTCGTAGTAAACACGTCCTATTTTTCGGTCTgcgtttttattaaatttataaacttTATCAATGCACGTGTAATGAAAAGAAGTTCTACAATGGACACGCAGTTAACTTATGAATCAGCAGTCAAGAAAGGTAAGTAAAGGATTGATTTCAATAGGCATAAAGCCTGTTTATTGCATGTAgtttgtgtgcatgtacatatatatgtaaaaatgtatgtatgtatgtgtgtacagcTGCGTAGATAAGAATAGTTGTACAGATTTTTAAGACATAATAATCTTGCTTTAAACTCAGCTCAATTGGTGGAGCGAAACCCCCAATTTCAATTGGATCCTATGCGTGTCTCGATGCACGATGAAACTGATATAATTAATCTAGcgcaacaaatacaaacggCGGACAAGCAACTGAAGCACAGCACCAGCCAGAAATTGGTTGTTATACTGGATCAGGTAAGCCGTATtctgcaaaacaaaagaccTGTGCGTAATTATGTTCAATTTCGTTTAGATAAAAATGCTGCAAGCACAAGCTATGAATATACTCAAGGAGTCAAATGAGAGTCGAACACTACACAGCGCCGCTTGCAATTTTGCCAAGAAACCCGGCCATATCTATCATCTTTACCAAAGGGCCACTGGCCAGACCTATTTTAGCATGCTGTCCCCAGAAGTATTTGTAATTTTCCATTAAAAAATAgcttgtatttatataatttattgcaGGAATGGAATCATTCTGTGGACCAAACATATAAGGGCAGCTATAGACTCGAATATGATTTAAGCTGGACACCGAttgataaaataaaagaacgTGATGATAAGCTTAAATGGGTggaaaaatgcataaatagcGACAATGGTACAACACTTGCTATTGATTTTAATGttacaaataattaaagcaataataaatttcaatgACAGATGCTTATCATCACACATGTCAATAGTAGgctaaattaatttttaatataaatattaagaaacgaattttataaacatttaactGTAAGATACCTGTAGGAATACCGCTCacatatttatcgattgctcgATAACGTATCGGTATGCTTTAATAATTAATCGTTTAATCGTGAGCGCAGCTGTTTTGTTTACGCTGCAACAGCTGTGTTATTTTTTCTGTGAAAAATTTCTACATTTTGCTGTTCGGTTTTATCatatcattttcaattttacgATGTCCACACAGAACGGAATGTATTATAGTCTATTGGAGTGGTTCAAAACGCTCAATCTAAATGCGCCGCATGCAAATGCCGAGGAGCTGGCCGATGGCGTTGCTCTAGCGCAGGCATTAAATCAATTTGCACCCGAATCATTTACCAATTCGTggctgtcgaaaattaaatcaagCGCTGTCGGCGGTAATTGGCGTTTGCGTATGAGTAATCTGAAGAAAGTGGTCGAGGGCGTCTACGAATACTACAGTGATGTGTTAAATTATACGCTGCAGCACGATTTTGTCAAGCCGGATGTGCAGGCCATAGCTGAAAAGTGTGATCTCAGTGAATTGGagcgcctgctgcagctggttCTCGGCTGTGCTGTTAACTGCGCCAAGAAGcagtcatatatatgcgagaTTATGTGCCTGGAGGAGGAGCTGCAGGCGAACATAATGCGTGCACTTCAAGAGCTTGAATCGTCGACACGCCAGACGACAGAGGGCGGCGTGGTCAGCTCGTTGTCGCGCAACTCTTTGAGCGGCATGCTCGACGGCAATGCAAAGGCACTGGAGGAGCGCGATGCCATGGCCCAAAAGTGTTTTGAAACTGAAAAGaaaatgctgctgcttatCGATGAGAAAACCAATTTACAGCAGGAGCTGCACAAATTACAGCTGGAATTCGCACGGCTGGAACACAATACAATTGGCGACGATGGCGTCTCACTTGGCCCCATACAGGCCGGCTCCGTGCGCTATAATGAGCTAAGGTGGACACTAAAaccttttaatttatatagttatatattatataaataatttgatttccTTTAGACGTCAACTGGAGTTGGTTAaggaggagctgctgcagTCGGAGGGCGCTCGTGAGGACTTGAAAATTAaggcacagcagcaggagaCGGATTTGTTGCACATGCAGCAGCGCATAGATGAGCTAATGGTGGGTGCCAAAACCTTTAGCCATAGCAGAAATTTATGTTGTATTACTTTTGACAGAAAAGCACCGCAGAACTGACCGCACTAAAGGATGAGGTGGATGTGCTGCGCGAATCTACAGATAAGCTAAAGGTATGCGAGGCCCAGCTGGAAACCTACAAGAAAAAGCTTGAGGAGTACAATGATCTTAAGAAACACGTCAAAATGCTTGAGGAGCGCAGCGCTGACTATGTGCAGCAGAATGCACAGTTCGAAGAGGATGCCAAACGTTATGCCAACACAAAGGGACAAGTTGAGCTCTTCAAAAAGGAGATACAAGATCTGCACGCCCAGCTGGACAATGAGAGCAGTAAAAATGTCAAGCTCGAGTTTGACAACAAGAATTTGGAGAGCAAAACTTTGGCGCTGCAACGCGAAAAAGATAATTTACTCAAGGAGCGCGACAATCTGCGCGAGGCATTCGATGAGCTGAAATGCGGCCAATTGTCTACGAATTCGGGCAGCTTG is a window encoding:
- the LOC6628470 gene encoding uncharacterized protein C1orf50 homolog, whose product is MKRSSTMDTQLTYESAVKKAQLVERNPQFQLDPMRVSMHDETDIINLAQQIQTADKQLKHSTSQKLVVILDQIKMLQAQAMNILKESNESRTLHSAACNFAKKPGHIYHLYQRATGQTYFSMLSPEEWNHSVDQTYKGSYRLEYDLSWTPIDKIKERDDKLKWVEKCINSDNGTTLAIDFNVTNN
- the hook gene encoding protein hook, which produces MSTQNGMYYSLLEWFKTLNLNAPHANAEELADGVALAQALNQFAPESFTNSWLSKIKSSAVGGNWRLRMSNLKKVVEGVYEYYSDVLNYTLQHDFVKPDVQAIAEKCDLSELERLLQLVLGCAVNCAKKQSYICEIMCLEEELQANIMRALQELESSTRQTTEGGVVSSLSRNSLSGMLDGNAKALEERDAMAQKCFETEKKMLLLIDEKTNLQQELHKLQLEFARLEHNTIGDDGVSLGPIQAGSVRYNELRRQLELVKEELLQSEGAREDLKIKAQQQETDLLHMQQRIDELMKSTAELTALKDEVDVLRESTDKLKVCEAQLETYKKKLEEYNDLKKHVKMLEERSADYVQQNAQFEEDAKRYANTKGQVELFKKEIQDLHAQLDNESSKNVKLEFDNKNLESKTLALQREKDNLLKERDNLREAFDELKCGQLSTNSGSLTGTTMSRELQPPAMMDKMQRLEAENKALREGQGGQTALAQLLDDANKRCQHLREQLKTANERILSLSHASQSDDPILKENEFSKQIKQLMELNEQKTLQIEESATQNSTMQCKITQLESTLATREQELMAYEVKYRKCIERAKEVIKNIDPRIASVMEANNLEKSVDVIEEESKTKMSGMEEQLMASAFYRLGVNAQRDAVDSKLALLMGSGQTFLARQRQSAPRKPLTTMKSK